In Methanothrix sp., a genomic segment contains:
- a CDS encoding AbrB/MazE/SpoVT family DNA-binding domain-containing protein produces the protein MNGLITSIDANGRVQLPLAIRYGLDLCTGDRIAIDHLGDGTIILKKIDEGAILKGADGSNSGRERGKAASS, from the coding sequence GTGAATGGATTGATTACCAGTATCGACGCTAACGGCAGGGTTCAGCTTCCCCTGGCCATCAGATATGGCCTTGATCTGTGCACAGGAGACAGGATCGCTATAGACCATCTGGGCGATGGGACCATCATTCTCAAGAAGATCGATGAAGGGGCTATTTTGAAGGGGGCAGATGGATCAAATTCCGGGAGGGAGAGGGGGAAGGCCGCAAGCAGCTGA
- a CDS encoding RND family transporter — protein MDSAERLGRWIAQNPILIIAATLLLTSVSIHYAQQIEMQGLATESMVGKDSSLYQIYEHLYVQNFGTESIAILIEADDVTEPEILRRMLLFSDRMKEAPGVLSVTSIADIVADEEKESSGRRSIPDQERIAEILSADSPILAAILPDRSHTMLSIELPVSLTESEKRELHQEANGQLQLASFPADTRLTLTGQPALMNSITAEMAKSNAPILLLAGFLMIVALLMTFSKVRWPLLPIPIVFLGVGWTFGAMGLLQIPFTMVSMSAFPILIGIGIDYAIQFQNRINEEFIRTGLAQSAVIQTVKHVTKPVIIALIITSMGFLSLLTSSIPMVRDFGLVCLIGLVLCFLSALFVGVTTLSILMEKTHHRRPEEGHAARDTDAEEGGETGKGREETIIERMLERISAFCIASWQLILAAALLLALAGIYSDTQVPVDTDFKNYVPQDLPPLIDFRHMSEIFGGTDSIQLLVQADDITDPGVLQWMDEFSIYLKRSRDQILGYTSIASLAKGANQGILPEDRTTIRELVNSLPPSRRDIYLDGRNTAIIDLDVGQTISNLGTEGSDRLMKEIEKDIAWNPPPAGVAVRMTGDSVVMTTVITALTKGRTEMTLLGLLLIFIVLLAIYRDLIKALLPVLPMLVVIGWMGGVMYLSGMKYTPLTACLGALILGVGSEYAILMMERFYEELESIGDPEEALSIATKAIGSALIASGLTTIFGFVALISSPFNITNNFGMVTVLAILFALATTFTVFVVLIFRMELRRKPIKAAIAKISQALWH, from the coding sequence GACTGAGTCCATCGCCATATTGATCGAGGCGGATGATGTGACAGAGCCGGAGATACTCAGAAGGATGCTCCTCTTCTCCGATAGGATGAAGGAGGCACCGGGCGTCCTCTCCGTCACCAGCATCGCCGACATTGTGGCCGATGAGGAGAAAGAGAGCAGCGGAAGGAGGTCCATTCCCGATCAGGAGAGAATAGCTGAGATCCTGTCTGCTGACAGTCCCATATTGGCGGCGATATTGCCCGATCGCAGCCATACCATGCTCTCCATAGAGCTGCCTGTCTCCCTCACAGAATCGGAGAAGAGGGAGCTGCATCAGGAGGCGAACGGCCAACTGCAACTGGCCAGCTTTCCTGCCGATACCAGGCTCACCCTCACCGGCCAGCCCGCCCTGATGAACTCGATCACTGCTGAGATGGCCAAGAGCAATGCCCCTATTCTTCTCCTGGCGGGCTTTCTGATGATAGTGGCACTTCTGATGACCTTCTCTAAGGTGAGATGGCCTCTTCTTCCCATCCCAATCGTCTTTCTGGGCGTGGGCTGGACCTTCGGCGCCATGGGCCTTCTCCAAATACCGTTCACCATGGTCTCGATGTCCGCATTTCCGATATTGATCGGGATTGGCATCGATTATGCCATCCAGTTCCAGAACCGGATAAATGAGGAGTTCATCCGCACCGGCCTAGCGCAGAGTGCAGTGATACAGACGGTAAAGCATGTCACCAAACCGGTGATCATCGCCCTGATCATAACCTCCATGGGCTTTCTCTCCCTGCTCACCTCCTCCATCCCCATGGTGAGGGACTTCGGGCTGGTCTGCTTGATCGGGCTTGTCCTCTGCTTCCTCTCCGCCCTCTTTGTGGGGGTGACAACGCTCTCCATACTCATGGAAAAAACCCACCATCGCCGCCCAGAAGAGGGGCATGCAGCCAGGGATACGGATGCAGAGGAGGGGGGAGAGACTGGCAAGGGGAGAGAGGAGACGATCATCGAACGGATGCTGGAGAGGATCTCAGCCTTCTGCATTGCGAGCTGGCAGCTCATTTTAGCCGCTGCACTCCTTCTTGCCCTGGCTGGCATCTATTCCGATACTCAGGTCCCTGTAGACACCGACTTCAAGAACTATGTGCCCCAGGACCTGCCCCCTCTGATAGATTTCAGACATATGAGCGAGATCTTCGGGGGCACAGATAGCATCCAGCTGCTGGTGCAGGCCGATGATATCACCGATCCGGGGGTGCTGCAATGGATGGATGAGTTCTCCATCTATCTGAAGAGATCCAGAGATCAGATACTGGGGTATACCAGCATCGCCAGCCTGGCAAAAGGGGCAAATCAGGGGATCCTTCCTGAGGATAGAACAACCATCAGGGAGCTGGTCAATTCCCTTCCTCCCAGCAGGCGGGATATATACCTGGATGGACGCAACACCGCCATAATCGATCTTGATGTGGGCCAGACCATATCCAACCTGGGCACTGAGGGCTCAGACCGGCTGATGAAGGAGATCGAAAAAGATATCGCCTGGAACCCTCCTCCGGCGGGGGTTGCAGTGAGGATGACCGGCGACTCTGTGGTGATGACCACAGTGATAACCGCCCTGACCAAAGGAAGGACGGAGATGACCCTCCTCGGCCTGCTGCTGATATTCATAGTCCTCCTGGCGATCTATCGCGATCTGATAAAGGCCCTGCTTCCTGTGCTGCCCATGCTGGTGGTGATAGGCTGGATGGGCGGGGTGATGTACCTATCGGGCATGAAGTACACCCCCCTCACAGCCTGCCTGGGAGCGCTGATCCTGGGAGTGGGATCTGAGTATGCCATCCTGATGATGGAGCGCTTCTATGAGGAGCTGGAGTCGATCGGCGATCCCGAAGAGGCCCTCTCCATAGCCACCAAAGCCATAGGCTCCGCCCTGATCGCCTCCGGCCTCACCACCATATTCGGCTTTGTCGCCCTGATATCATCCCCCTTTAATATCACCAATAACTTCGGCATGGTGACAGTGCTGGCGATACTCTTCGCCCTGGCCACCACATTCACTGTATTTGTGGTGCTGATCTTCCGCATGGAGTTGAGAAGAAAGCCGATCAAGGCTGCAATTGCCAAAATCTCTCAGGCTCTGTGGCATTGA
- the tuf gene encoding translation elongation factor EF-1 subunit alpha, translating into MADTKPHLNLAFIGHVDHGKSTTVGRLMYETGAVDPHTVDEYKKEAAGKGKATFEFAWVMDSLKEERERGVTIDIAHHRFDTAKYYFTVVDCPGHRDFVKNMITGASQADAAVLIVAVPEGVMAQTKEHVFLSRTLGVNQLVVAMNKIDATTPPYDEKRFNEVKEEVGKLLKMVGYKIDEIPFIPLSGLTGDNLSKASPNLPWYKGPTLLDALNNLKVPEKPTNLPLRVPVQDVYTISGVGTVPVGRVETGVMRKNDKIVFQPAGVSGEVKSIEMHHEEVPEAFPGDNIGWNVRGVSKKDIRRGDVCGSVEKPPTVAKEFKAQIVVLQHPSAISAGYTPVFHCHTAQIACTLTSILAKLDPRSGAVKEENPAFIKAGDAAIIMVTPSKPMVIEPVKEIPQLGRFAIRDMGTTVAAGMCISVVPR; encoded by the coding sequence ATGGCAGATACAAAGCCGCATCTCAATCTAGCATTCATTGGACATGTCGACCACGGAAAGTCGACTACCGTAGGCAGATTGATGTACGAGACCGGGGCCGTAGACCCCCACACAGTTGATGAGTATAAGAAAGAAGCAGCAGGCAAGGGAAAGGCGACATTCGAGTTCGCCTGGGTCATGGACAGCCTGAAGGAAGAGCGCGAGAGGGGTGTTACCATTGATATCGCCCATCACCGCTTCGATACCGCCAAGTACTACTTCACTGTGGTGGACTGCCCTGGCCACAGGGACTTCGTGAAGAACATGATCACCGGAGCCAGCCAGGCCGATGCAGCAGTATTGATTGTGGCCGTGCCGGAAGGAGTCATGGCTCAGACCAAGGAGCACGTCTTCCTCTCCAGGACCCTGGGCGTCAACCAGCTGGTTGTGGCCATGAACAAGATCGATGCCACCACCCCACCCTACGACGAGAAGAGGTTCAACGAGGTCAAGGAAGAGGTAGGCAAGCTCCTCAAGATGGTTGGATACAAGATCGATGAGATCCCCTTCATCCCCCTCTCCGGCTTGACTGGAGACAACCTCTCCAAGGCCAGCCCCAATCTGCCCTGGTATAAGGGTCCCACTCTGCTTGATGCCCTGAACAACCTGAAGGTTCCAGAGAAGCCCACCAACCTGCCTCTGCGTGTACCTGTACAGGATGTCTATACCATCTCTGGCGTGGGCACTGTGCCCGTGGGCAGAGTGGAGACCGGGGTCATGAGGAAGAACGATAAGATCGTCTTCCAGCCCGCTGGAGTGTCCGGCGAGGTCAAGTCCATTGAGATGCATCACGAGGAGGTGCCTGAGGCATTCCCAGGGGATAACATCGGATGGAATGTGCGCGGCGTATCCAAGAAGGATATCCGCCGGGGAGATGTCTGCGGATCGGTGGAGAAGCCCCCGACAGTGGCCAAGGAGTTCAAGGCCCAGATAGTGGTACTGCAGCATCCGAGCGCCATATCCGCCGGATACACCCCTGTATTCCACTGCCATACTGCTCAGATCGCCTGCACTCTGACCTCCATTCTGGCCAAGCTGGACCCCAGGTCAGGAGCGGTCAAGGAGGAGAATCCCGCATTCATCAAGGCAGGTGACGCAGCCATCATCATGGTCACCCCCTCCAAGCCCATGGTCATCGAGCCGGTGAAGGAGATTCCCCAGTTGGGCAGGTTCGCCATCAGAGACATGGGCACGACCGTCGCTGCAGGAATGTGCATAAGCGTGGTACCACGCTAA
- a CDS encoding aspartate kinase, translating to MARLVMKFGGVSVADGNRLRHVGDLVGHFSRDNEIVLVTSALQGVTDELLACARRAASEGDVSDVMDFMERLTERHDQAIADAIQDPKIAKEVQNVVSEKLSLLEKAYIGICYLGELTQRSLDYISSYGEQLAAPILSGVLRDMGIPSQHYTGSEVGIITDSNYGDARPLEKTYNLIPQKLLPLRGVPVVTGFIAQDEKGTITTLGRGGSDLSASLIGAAINADEIWFWKETSGIMTTDPKIVPEAKTIPLISYREAMELSYFGAKVLHPRAIEPAIRKGIPVRVKCTFDPEDPGTQVVRDDIPKEDVIKAVTLHNNVELLNISGAGMIGTLGVAARAFTALAKAGINIVMISQGSSEANISMVIEEGQADRADEALRSEFPRDVVKEISHDRDICAVAVTGSGMAGTPGVAARVFKAMGQARINVVMISQASGQHNISFVVSSADGQRAVRELHREFGLGGEA from the coding sequence ATGGCACGCTTGGTAATGAAGTTTGGTGGCGTTTCTGTTGCGGACGGAAACCGGCTGAGGCATGTGGGAGATCTGGTCGGGCACTTCAGCCGCGATAATGAGATAGTCCTCGTTACCTCTGCCCTTCAAGGGGTAACCGATGAGCTCCTGGCCTGCGCCAGGAGGGCGGCAAGCGAAGGCGATGTCTCGGATGTGATGGACTTCATGGAGAGGCTCACAGAGAGGCATGACCAAGCAATAGCAGATGCTATCCAGGATCCGAAGATAGCCAAAGAGGTCCAGAATGTTGTATCCGAGAAGCTATCCCTTCTGGAGAAGGCCTACATCGGCATCTGTTATCTAGGAGAGCTGACCCAACGCTCGCTTGATTATATCTCCAGCTACGGCGAGCAGTTGGCGGCGCCCATCCTCTCCGGGGTGCTCAGGGATATGGGCATACCATCCCAGCATTATACCGGCTCGGAGGTGGGAATCATCACCGACAGCAATTACGGCGATGCCAGGCCCCTGGAGAAGACCTACAACCTGATCCCCCAAAAGCTGCTGCCGCTGAGAGGGGTTCCCGTGGTCACCGGCTTCATAGCCCAGGATGAGAAGGGGACGATCACCACCCTGGGCCGGGGAGGGTCCGACCTCTCCGCCTCACTGATTGGAGCGGCGATCAATGCAGATGAGATCTGGTTCTGGAAGGAGACCTCGGGCATCATGACCACCGATCCCAAGATCGTCCCCGAGGCCAAGACCATCCCCCTCATCTCCTATCGGGAGGCGATGGAGCTCTCCTACTTCGGGGCCAAGGTCCTCCATCCCCGTGCCATCGAGCCCGCCATCAGGAAAGGAATTCCAGTGAGGGTCAAGTGCACCTTCGATCCCGAGGACCCGGGGACCCAGGTAGTAAGAGATGATATTCCAAAGGAGGATGTGATCAAGGCGGTCACACTGCATAATAATGTGGAGCTTTTGAACATATCCGGTGCAGGGATGATCGGGACACTGGGCGTTGCCGCCCGCGCCTTCACTGCTCTGGCCAAAGCGGGGATCAATATAGTGATGATCAGCCAGGGCTCCTCTGAGGCCAATATATCCATGGTCATAGAGGAAGGGCAGGCGGATCGAGCTGATGAAGCACTGCGATCTGAGTTTCCCAGGGATGTGGTCAAGGAGATCTCCCATGACCGTGATATCTGTGCTGTGGCAGTGACCGGATCTGGGATGGCGGGCACTCCGGGGGTTGCTGCCCGGGTCTTCAAGGCCATGGGTCAGGCCCGGATCAATGTGGTCATGATCAGCCAGGCATCAGGGCAGCATAACATCTCCTTTGTGGTCTCATCGGCGGATGGGCAAAGAGCAGTCAGAGAGCTTCACAGGGAGTTCGGCCTGGGTGGAGAGGCATGA
- the rpsJ gene encoding 30S ribosomal protein S10 yields the protein MQKARIRLSGTNPLMLDDICNQVKGIAQRTGVHMAGPIPLPTKKMVVPCRKCPDGEGTATWDHWEMRVHKRLIDLDADERALRQLMRIQVPKNVNIEIVLES from the coding sequence ATGCAAAAAGCTAGAATTCGGCTCTCTGGCACCAATCCCTTGATGCTGGACGATATCTGCAATCAGGTCAAAGGGATTGCCCAGAGGACGGGAGTCCATATGGCAGGACCCATTCCCCTCCCCACCAAGAAGATGGTCGTTCCCTGTAGAAAGTGCCCTGATGGAGAGGGAACTGCCACCTGGGACCACTGGGAGATGAGGGTCCATAAAAGGCTTATCGATCTTGATGCCGATGAGCGCGCTCTCCGCCAGCTCATGAGAATTCAGGTTCCCAAAAATGTAAATATTGAGATTGTTCTGGAGAGCTAG
- a CDS encoding HAD family hydrolase codes for MSGDLAVVMDVAGTIMRMYRVAKDISRNVILEGVVTWELIMEKSGRALVVPQMDPDMIISLHPEEPVRVLATGREECIKVSCSSGRVSADEALEILKNSPARMRDLQEACAMVKAKCEGSYHTAGFIIDRDLGEIVYAMSTGGIPFPGLEEALLDLEAMGADIYLASGDSRRSLSSLADLGIEPSRMNPVANPQRKGEIVRELKRSYRQVVMVGDGLNDIYALRAADLGVLTVEQQTRPSTRLLDAADVIIKSISDLPGIIERSRSIERDEFIPA; via the coding sequence ATGTCAGGGGATCTCGCTGTGGTCATGGATGTGGCAGGGACGATCATGAGGATGTATCGCGTGGCCAAGGATATCTCTCGCAATGTGATCTTGGAGGGGGTCGTCACCTGGGAGCTCATCATGGAGAAGAGCGGCCGGGCGCTGGTGGTGCCTCAGATGGATCCGGATATGATAATCTCCCTGCATCCCGAGGAGCCAGTCCGGGTGCTGGCGACGGGCCGGGAGGAGTGCATCAAGGTCAGCTGCTCCTCTGGCCGGGTATCCGCTGATGAGGCCCTGGAGATCCTCAAAAATTCGCCGGCCAGAATGCGCGACCTGCAGGAGGCATGTGCAATGGTGAAGGCGAAGTGTGAGGGGAGCTACCACACCGCCGGATTCATAATCGACAGGGATCTCGGGGAGATCGTCTATGCCATGAGCACTGGGGGCATCCCCTTTCCCGGATTGGAGGAGGCGCTTTTGGATTTGGAGGCCATGGGTGCGGATATCTATCTGGCCTCTGGCGATAGCAGAAGGAGCCTGAGCAGCCTGGCGGATCTGGGCATAGAGCCCTCGCGAATGAACCCTGTCGCCAACCCCCAGCGAAAAGGGGAGATCGTAAGAGAGCTCAAGAGAAGCTACCGCCAGGTGGTTATGGTCGGGGATGGTCTGAATGATATCTATGCCCTGAGAGCAGCCGACCTGGGAGTGCTGACGGTAGAGCAGCAGACCCGCCCCTCAACCAGATTGCTGGATGCCGCTGATGTGATCATCAAGAGCATCAGCGATCTGCCGGGCATCATCGAAAGATCCAGATCTATCGAAAGGGATGAGTTCATCCCCGCCTGA
- a CDS encoding elongation factor EF-2, with protein MGKRKKIAERVTTLMDKPQSIRNIGIVAHIDHGKTTLSDNLLGGAGMISMDLAGKQLFMDFDPLEQARGITIDAANVSMVHEVDGEEYLINMIDTPGHVDFGGDVTRAMRAVDGAVVVVDAVEGAMPQTETVLRQALKEGVRPVLFVNKVDRMINELKVEKKDMAARLGKVIDNVNKLIQGMDEEKYKAGWKLDAAKGNIAFGSALYNWAISVPQMKKTGIGFDQVVDYCNAGKMKELAEKVPLYIAVNDMIVKFLPSPVEAQKERVNIIWHGDWNSPVGKAMSNCDPNGPVAFMINKVKVDPHAGEVATGRLFSGTLRRGMELYVSGYGGTNRIQQTGVVMGAERVEVEEIPAGNIAAVTGLRDAIVGSTVSSEEGMTPFEQIKHVSEPVMTVAVEAKNTRDLPKVVEVLRQIAKEDPTLQVNINEETGEHLMAGMGELHLDVTITRIQRDRGVELKTSPPIVVYRESIAGHAGPVEGKSPNHHNRFYIEFEPLEEGVVTALKEGKLSMKMEELERRKLLTDNGMDKDEARNISGYYGTNVLLNMTKGIQYLRETMELMLEGFEEALKNGPICREPVQGVKAKLMDVKLHEDAVHRGPAQVIPAVRQAVQAGILMADPVLLEPFQNVYIQVPQDQMGGAMSEIQGRRGVILSMESQGDMVILKSKMPVAQMFGFSGAIRSATEGRALWSTEFAGFEPLPANLLQETVRQIRTRKGLKPEMPKPSDYLKVV; from the coding sequence ATGGGCAAGAGGAAGAAGATAGCAGAACGTGTAACGACCCTGATGGATAAACCTCAGTCTATAAGGAACATCGGGATCGTTGCTCATATCGATCATGGCAAGACAACCCTTTCAGATAACCTGCTGGGCGGAGCAGGCATGATCTCCATGGATCTGGCAGGAAAGCAGCTTTTCATGGATTTCGATCCCCTGGAGCAGGCGCGGGGAATAACCATCGATGCCGCCAATGTCTCCATGGTCCATGAGGTGGACGGCGAAGAGTATCTGATCAATATGATAGACACTCCCGGTCACGTGGACTTCGGGGGGGACGTCACCCGCGCTATGCGCGCCGTGGACGGCGCAGTGGTGGTCGTGGATGCAGTGGAGGGCGCTATGCCCCAGACGGAGACCGTGCTGAGGCAGGCTCTGAAGGAGGGCGTCCGTCCAGTCCTCTTCGTTAATAAGGTTGACCGGATGATCAATGAGCTCAAGGTGGAGAAGAAGGATATGGCCGCCCGCCTGGGCAAGGTAATAGACAATGTCAACAAGCTCATCCAGGGAATGGACGAGGAGAAATATAAGGCCGGCTGGAAGCTGGATGCAGCCAAGGGAAATATCGCCTTCGGCTCCGCCCTCTATAACTGGGCAATAAGCGTTCCCCAGATGAAGAAGACGGGAATCGGCTTTGATCAGGTGGTCGACTACTGTAATGCCGGAAAGATGAAGGAGCTGGCAGAGAAGGTTCCCCTGTATATTGCAGTCAACGACATGATCGTCAAGTTCCTGCCCAGCCCGGTCGAGGCCCAGAAGGAACGGGTCAATATCATCTGGCATGGAGACTGGAACAGCCCAGTGGGAAAGGCCATGTCCAACTGTGATCCGAACGGGCCGGTGGCCTTCATGATCAACAAGGTCAAGGTCGACCCCCATGCAGGCGAGGTGGCCACAGGCCGGCTCTTCTCCGGGACCCTCAGGCGGGGCATGGAGCTTTATGTATCGGGCTACGGCGGAACCAACCGCATTCAACAGACAGGCGTGGTCATGGGAGCAGAGAGGGTGGAGGTGGAGGAGATCCCGGCGGGGAACATCGCTGCTGTCACTGGCCTGCGGGATGCGATCGTCGGATCTACTGTCTCCTCTGAAGAGGGAATGACCCCCTTCGAGCAGATCAAGCATGTCTCAGAACCGGTCATGACAGTGGCGGTCGAGGCCAAGAACACCCGCGATCTGCCCAAGGTGGTCGAGGTGCTGAGGCAGATCGCCAAGGAGGACCCCACCCTGCAGGTCAACATCAATGAGGAGACAGGAGAGCACCTCATGGCGGGCATGGGCGAGTTGCACCTGGATGTAACCATAACCAGGATCCAGCGCGATCGCGGGGTGGAGCTTAAGACCTCGCCCCCCATTGTGGTGTACAGGGAGTCCATAGCCGGCCATGCCGGGCCGGTGGAAGGGAAATCGCCCAATCACCACAACCGCTTCTATATCGAGTTCGAGCCGCTGGAAGAGGGAGTGGTCACTGCCCTGAAAGAGGGCAAGCTCAGCATGAAGATGGAGGAGCTGGAGCGCAGAAAACTGCTCACCGACAACGGCATGGACAAGGATGAGGCCAGGAACATCTCCGGCTACTATGGCACCAATGTCCTCCTCAATATGACCAAAGGCATCCAGTACCTGAGAGAGACAATGGAGCTCATGCTGGAGGGCTTTGAGGAGGCCTTGAAGAATGGCCCCATCTGCAGGGAACCGGTGCAAGGGGTGAAGGCCAAGCTGATGGATGTCAAGCTGCATGAGGATGCTGTGCACCGCGGCCCGGCCCAGGTCATTCCTGCAGTCAGGCAGGCTGTGCAGGCTGGAATCCTCATGGCAGATCCTGTATTGCTCGAGCCCTTCCAGAATGTCTATATACAGGTGCCTCAGGATCAAATGGGTGGAGCCATGTCTGAGATCCAGGGAAGAAGAGGTGTCATCCTGAGCATGGAAAGCCAGGGCGATATGGTGATCCTCAAGTCCAAGATGCCCGTGGCTCAGATGTTCGGCTTCTCCGGGGCGATAAGATCGGCCACAGAGGGGAGAGCACTCTGGTCGACGGAGTTCGCAGGATTCGAGCCCCTGCCGGCGAACCTATTGCAGGAGACCGTCAGGCAGATCAGGACCAGAAAGGGCTTGAAGCCGGAGATGCCCAAACCCAGTGATTACCTGAAGGTAGTATAA